A genomic window from Bos mutus isolate GX-2022 unplaced genomic scaffold, NWIPB_WYAK_1.1 CTG232, whole genome shotgun sequence includes:
- the LOC102267701 gene encoding olfactory receptor 4C13, whose amino-acid sequence MENRNSVTEFILLGLTQNPKMQKIIFVVFLVVYIISMTGNVFTVVAITTSSLLGSPMYFFLAHLSFIDVCHSCVDTPKLVIDSLYEKKTSTFKGCMNQIFWEHFLAGVDIILLTSMACDLYMAICKPLHYTTIMNWQLCWLLMGMAWIGGFLHGIIQILFIIRSPFCGPNVIDHFICDVNPLLELAFTDTHTLGLFLAANSGILCLLNFLLLVGSYVVILYSLRTENSEARRKALSTCVSHITTVVIFFVPCIFVYMRPAVILPTDKSVAVFYTMITPTLNPLIYTLRNAQLKTTIRRSFRSKAISDEIQMWPEPKVY is encoded by the coding sequence ATGGAAAATAGGAACAGTGTGACAGAGTTTATTCTACTGGGACTCACGCAAAATCCAAAGATGCAGAAAATCATATTTGTTGTGTTTTTAGTTGTCTACATCATCTCTATGACAGGAAATGTATTCACTGTGGTCGCCATCACTACCAGCTCATTATTGGGGTCCCCAATGTACTTCTTTCTGGCTCATCTCTCTTTTATTGATGTCTGCCATTCCTGTGTTGATACCCCTAAACTGGTCATAGATTCActctatgaaaagaaaacaagtacTTTTAAAGGATGCATGAATCAAATCTTTTGGGAACATTTCCTCGCAGGTGTTGATATAATCCTGCTTACTTCAATGGCCTGTGACCTTTATATGGCCATTTGCAAGCCCCTGCACTACACAACCATCATGAATTGGCAGTTATGTTGGTTGCTAATGGGAATGGCATGGATAGGAGGCTTTCTTCACGGAATCATACAGATCCTTTTCATCATCAGATCACCCTTCTGCGGCCCTAATGTCATAGATCACTTTATTTGTGACGTGAACCCTTTGCTTGAACTTGCCTTCACTGATACCCACACTCTAGGGCTCTTCCTTGCTGCCAACAGTGGTATTCTCTGTCTGTTAAACTTCCTTCTCTTGGTCGGCTCCTATGTGGTCATTCTGTACTCCCTAAGGACCGAAAACTCGGAGGCCAGACGCAAAGCCCTCTCCACTTGTGTCTCCCACATCACAACAGTTGTCATATTCTTTGTGCCCTGCATATTTGTATACATGAGACCTGCAGTTATTTTGCCTACTGATAAATCAGTGGCTGTATTCTACACTATGATAACCCCCACATTAAATCCCTTAATCTATACCTTGAGGAATGCCCAGTTGAAAACTACCATTAGGAGATCGTTTAGAAGTAAAGCTATTTCAGATGAAATACAAATGTGGCCAGAACCCAAAGTCTATTGA
- the LOC102267420 gene encoding LOW QUALITY PROTEIN: olfactory receptor 4P4-like (The sequence of the model RefSeq protein was modified relative to this genomic sequence to represent the inferred CDS: substituted 1 base at 1 genomic stop codon), translated as MENQKNISEFILLGLSYNQNIHIFCFVFFLFCYLVLLIGNLLILFSIQCSPLFNQPMYYFLSHLSLVDICYTSRITSKLIGDLLVERKTISYGDXMLQVLIMHFFGSTEIFILTDMVLDRYVAICKPLHYVIIMNRTRCNLLFLAAWAGGAVHSFPQLFIAIGLPFCGHHEIDHYFCDIFPLLKIACTYITGVLVTAFSGMVALVTFAVLFVSYGILLLTLNNHSTKGRHKALSICGSHITVVILFFVPVIFIYLRHPNTFPEDKVFALFYTIIAPMFNPLSYTLRKAEMKNTLKKISIKLCFQRKHTFKEQIVQQRYLV; from the coding sequence ATGGAAAACCAGAAAAACATATCAGAATTCATTCTTCTAGGACTTTCATATAACCAGaacatacatatattttgctttgtgtttttcttattctgttaTCTTGTCCTGTTGATAGGAAACCTTCTGATCCTCTTCTCCATTCAATGCAGTCCTCTTTTTAACCAACCAATGTACTATTTCCTCAGCCACTTATCCCTCGTAGACATCTGCTATACCTCCAGAATTACATCCAAATTAATTGGAGATCTGTTAGTAGAGAGAAAGACTATTTCCTATGGTGATTGAATGCTACAGGTCCTTATTATGCACTTCTTTGGAAGTACTGAGATCTTTATTCTTACTGACATGGTTTTAGATCGCTATGTTGCCATCTGCAAGCCTCTCCACTATGTGATTATCATGAACAGAACAAGATGcaatcttcttttcttagctgcTTGGGCTGGTGGAGCTGTCCATTCCTTTCCTCAACTTTTTATAGCAATCGGCTTGCCTTTCTGTGGTCATCATGAAATTGATCActatttctgtgatatttttcCATTGCTAAAAATTGCATGTACCTACATCACTGGTGTGCTTGTGACTGCCTTTTCAGGAATGGTTGCCTTAGTTACATTTGCTGTCTTGTTTGTTTCTTATGGCATTCTATTATTAACTTTAAATAATCATTCAACCAAGGGAAGACACAAAGCACTCTCTATCTGTGGGTCTCATATCACTGTGGTCATCTTATTTTTTGTACCTGTTATCTTTATCTATCTTAGACATCCCAATACTTTCCCTGAGGATAAGGTATTTGCACTATTTTACACCATCATTGCCCCCATGTTCAATCCTTTAAGCTATACTCTAAGAAAGGCAGAGatgaaaaatactttgaaaaaaattagtatCAAACTTTGTTTTCAAAGGAAGCACACCTTTAAGGAACAAATTGTGCAGCAGAGATATTTAGTGTAG